In a single window of the Natronosalvus caseinilyticus genome:
- a CDS encoding DUF2797 domain-containing protein codes for MQVVGYRPRRPVSAAVDAESSGRASSAADEPTEPTPLNDAVLLLSDPESTVGDDRTVTPLALEPGTVLEYALRTRHCAGSIEGDVHHPCDRPAAPYCEYHTSTWICARCTGTCLKDEMDCYEEHAVYLAAFAPATFKVGVTRSWRLETRLREQGADRAAHVHTVSNGRIARELEAEIAREQGLVDRVRTDAKIETLASTVDGDAWDALLARDAFDVIDRFDFAYGMGLDHRPVRETIAAGTVVGTKGRLLVLERGGTTYVVDMRDLVGYELEAADTGGRRLQSSLGSFATRR; via the coding sequence GTGCAAGTCGTCGGGTACAGACCGCGCCGGCCGGTGTCGGCGGCGGTCGATGCGGAGTCGTCGGGCAGAGCCTCGAGTGCAGCCGACGAACCGACCGAACCGACGCCCCTGAACGACGCCGTCTTGCTGCTCAGCGACCCCGAATCGACCGTGGGGGACGACCGAACCGTCACCCCGCTCGCCCTCGAGCCAGGCACCGTCCTCGAGTACGCCCTCAGAACCCGCCACTGCGCCGGCTCGATCGAGGGCGATGTCCACCACCCCTGTGACCGCCCAGCGGCACCCTACTGCGAGTACCACACGAGCACCTGGATCTGTGCCCGATGTACCGGCACCTGCCTGAAAGACGAGATGGACTGCTACGAGGAGCACGCGGTCTACCTCGCGGCGTTCGCCCCGGCGACGTTCAAGGTCGGCGTCACCCGCTCGTGGCGCCTCGAGACTCGGCTTCGCGAGCAGGGGGCCGACCGCGCCGCCCACGTCCACACCGTCTCGAACGGCCGCATCGCCCGCGAACTCGAGGCCGAAATCGCCCGCGAGCAGGGGTTAGTCGACCGCGTGCGAACCGACGCGAAGATCGAGACGCTGGCCAGCACGGTCGACGGCGACGCCTGGGACGCGTTACTCGCCCGCGACGCGTTCGACGTCATCGATCGATTCGACTTCGCATATGGTATGGGTCTCGATCATCGCCCCGTCCGGGAGACCATCGCCGCGGGGACCGTCGTCGGCACGAAGGGACGACTGCTCGTCCTGGAGCGCGGCGGAACGACCTACGTAGTCGACATGCGAGACCTGGTGGGGTACGAGCTCGAGGCCGCCGATACCGGGGGCCGACGGCTCCAGTCGTCGCTCGGGTCGTTCGCTACCCGGCGGTGA
- a CDS encoding BsuPI-related putative proteinase inhibitor, giving the protein MTLEGTLDVTVTDGVPTFELTVANTGPDDVTLQFRNGCKADFAVEDGGAERWRLTNTRMFTQVLSQADLDAGETTTFEATGDQLEPGQYVAVGELNANNYDCTARAEFAV; this is encoded by the coding sequence ATGACACTCGAGGGCACGCTCGACGTGACCGTGACGGACGGCGTTCCGACGTTCGAACTGACGGTCGCAAACACCGGTCCGGACGACGTCACGCTCCAGTTTCGAAACGGCTGCAAGGCCGACTTCGCGGTCGAAGACGGCGGCGCCGAGCGCTGGCGACTCACGAACACCCGCATGTTCACGCAGGTGCTCTCCCAGGCCGACCTCGACGCCGGCGAGACCACCACGTTCGAGGCGACGGGCGACCAGCTCGAGCCCGGGCAGTACGTGGCCGTCGGCGAGTTGAACGCGAACAACTACGACTGCACGGCTCGAGCCGAGTTCGCGGTCTGA
- a CDS encoding DUF5787 family protein translates to MSEFAFELELCAALEARRAGILARQLGGSVASPGARILDVVCVEPGPEFDRRTAITADSIPDAALEADVGTGRARYWKDCFDCHPERARRAVERAVEIGFFESERRNGREYVRQVARYPDWYVKLIGIENKPDLGRPGDLETQLRLDVSLALVDEAVLATESYVTRAHLNRIPEEVGVWRVHRDAPAAPTGGDTGSVDDTIEIEVIREPTPLPTAKPGIEPLEYHPGRTDVAVVSPERKVRARRRLAERAYGKGWRTYEFPACAACGPLERDGATLPHCQWAGRVVDASSECGPACPGYEPVEECDIQVNLEAERDERTPWVADPAGKRRRQSGLDRFS, encoded by the coding sequence GTGAGCGAGTTTGCGTTCGAACTCGAGCTGTGTGCGGCCCTGGAGGCGCGTCGAGCGGGAATTCTCGCCCGCCAACTCGGCGGGAGCGTCGCCAGCCCCGGCGCCCGCATCCTCGACGTCGTCTGCGTCGAGCCGGGCCCCGAGTTCGACCGGCGCACGGCGATCACCGCCGATTCGATCCCCGACGCGGCGCTCGAGGCCGACGTGGGCACGGGCCGAGCGCGCTACTGGAAGGACTGCTTCGACTGCCACCCCGAACGCGCCCGCCGGGCGGTCGAACGCGCCGTCGAGATCGGGTTTTTCGAGTCCGAGCGTCGAAACGGCCGGGAGTACGTCCGGCAGGTGGCTCGCTACCCCGACTGGTACGTGAAACTGATAGGAATCGAGAACAAGCCCGACCTGGGACGTCCGGGCGACCTCGAGACCCAGTTGCGCCTCGACGTGAGCCTCGCGCTGGTCGACGAGGCGGTGCTGGCGACGGAGAGTTACGTGACGCGAGCGCATCTCAACCGAATCCCCGAGGAAGTAGGCGTCTGGCGAGTACACCGCGACGCGCCGGCAGCGCCGACTGGTGGCGATACGGGGTCTGTAGACGATACTATAGAAATTGAAGTAATACGCGAGCCCACGCCGTTACCGACCGCGAAGCCCGGGATCGAACCGCTCGAGTACCACCCCGGACGGACCGACGTCGCGGTGGTTTCGCCGGAGCGGAAGGTTCGAGCCAGGCGCCGACTCGCCGAACGAGCGTACGGGAAGGGGTGGCGAACCTACGAGTTTCCCGCGTGTGCGGCCTGCGGGCCACTCGAGCGGGACGGGGCGACCCTGCCGCACTGCCAGTGGGCTGGACGCGTCGTGGACGCGAGTTCGGAGTGCGGGCCGGCGTGTCCGGGCTACGAGCCGGTCGAAGAGTGCGATATTCAGGTGAACCTCGAGGCCGAGCGCGACGAGCGGACGCCGTGGGTGGCTGATCCGGCCGGAAAGCGACGCCGACAGTCGGGACTGGATCGGTTCTCTTGA
- a CDS encoding MBL fold metallo-hydrolase, which produces MKVTLLGTGDTTGTPTVGCDCETCRLARERGLERTRFSVHVENERTGESLLIDASPDFRYQFLRDEVSLPDAAIITHIHFDHLDGLGNVFRVIDELDVYAADETDPQTGKSVAETVDADYHYLDAVTVHPRTPFEPFSTCGLEVTLVPVVHPPLVCYGLAIEDPETGAKLSITGDTSYAIPNDSRAVLADPDLLLAEAIVPAHLAEKHPIGGRHEGPDGVPRTFGTKHMTREGALALADELAAERTRLVHLAHFYPAEEAFEEPLAVDGERYSL; this is translated from the coding sequence GTGAAGGTCACCCTGCTCGGTACCGGCGACACCACCGGGACGCCCACCGTCGGCTGTGACTGCGAGACCTGCCGGCTGGCTCGAGAACGCGGACTCGAGCGCACCCGATTCTCGGTTCACGTGGAGAACGAGCGAACGGGCGAGTCGCTCCTGATCGACGCCAGCCCCGACTTTCGCTACCAGTTCCTCCGCGACGAGGTCTCCCTGCCCGACGCCGCGATCATCACGCACATCCACTTCGACCACCTCGACGGGCTGGGCAACGTCTTCCGGGTGATCGACGAACTGGACGTCTACGCCGCCGACGAGACCGATCCCCAGACGGGAAAGAGCGTCGCCGAAACCGTCGACGCGGACTACCACTACCTTGACGCCGTGACCGTCCACCCGCGGACGCCGTTCGAGCCCTTTTCGACCTGCGGGCTCGAGGTCACGCTGGTTCCGGTCGTCCACCCGCCGCTGGTCTGTTACGGACTGGCGATCGAGGACCCGGAGACGGGCGCGAAGCTGTCGATCACGGGCGACACCAGCTACGCGATCCCGAACGACTCGCGGGCCGTGCTCGCCGACCCCGACCTCCTGCTCGCGGAGGCCATCGTTCCGGCACACCTCGCCGAGAAACACCCCATCGGTGGCCGCCACGAGGGTCCGGACGGGGTTCCGCGGACGTTCGGTACAAAGCACATGACGCGCGAGGGGGCGCTCGCGCTGGCCGACGAACTCGCAGCCGAGCGCACGCGGCTGGTGCACCTCGCGCACTTCTACCCGGCCGAAGAGGCATTCGAGGAGCCGTTGGCGGTGGATGGTGAACGGTACTCGCTGTAG
- a CDS encoding CocE/NonD family hydrolase: protein MSRQPVDRRSILKASGALAGASVLGLFGSTPVAATGGIETTSGETEPRYDLDDPESHSIEVEFTFENRDGEEVTEAPSLYGEIIRPVDASGEPVSDVPVILTYSPYNDLYQALNGGESPAKGAIADFFVPRGYARAQFDLIGTRNSGGYYDYGGIRERLSGRELIDALGEAEWTNGNIGMIGGSYDGTTQLAAAIEAPEHLQAIVPQVAIDRWYDYRFHGACPWDTYGTPTLFDFGFGLIPPAAVEYPEELLDSLTTRVEPSNRLEHEIRSYEYDPNYDEFWIERDYRRRAESVECAVMMEAGWEDRNVKRWGTTRFYEALPDDHPKRLVVGDWGHAAGQYPDSPALYHAWFDHWLVDGVETDVMDLPPVDVQSASSPRTQFDVWPPDAAEKTALPLVRDDPTAGELELLGTGVSSFEDASPPADEDGMFAERSSGPDHLMFESRPLEESVRVAGHVTADLLVASSDDTWFTAAVYERRPDDSTRIFARGFWNSRFRDGIDDESPTPTDGAYRVPLACWDIDWTLEAGSRLGVVVASDNADWVRHDPDNESTNQVVLSESCLRFDAIAEGLDAPTFPTATFSREQDSSAYTAGQTARIDLTVDSTTEATLVRDRLPDGWTVVGGDDHSVIEVEGATYVEFDDPLEAGDSVRYYAEVPAETGEHEFGPFEYSANGDLWASADGTAASVTVVGLDTSL from the coding sequence ATGTCACGGCAGCCAGTCGATCGGCGATCGATTTTAAAAGCGTCCGGCGCCCTGGCCGGAGCGAGCGTGCTCGGTCTGTTCGGGTCCACGCCCGTCGCGGCGACAGGCGGGATCGAAACCACCAGCGGAGAGACCGAACCCCGCTACGACCTCGATGATCCCGAATCGCACTCGATCGAAGTCGAGTTCACCTTCGAAAATCGCGACGGCGAGGAGGTGACGGAGGCACCGTCGCTGTACGGCGAGATAATCCGTCCCGTCGACGCGAGCGGCGAGCCCGTCTCCGACGTGCCGGTGATCCTCACGTACTCGCCGTACAACGACCTCTACCAGGCGCTCAACGGCGGCGAGAGCCCGGCGAAGGGCGCCATTGCCGACTTCTTCGTGCCGCGTGGCTACGCCCGCGCCCAGTTCGACCTCATCGGGACGCGCAACTCCGGGGGCTACTACGACTACGGCGGCATCCGCGAGCGCCTCAGCGGGCGGGAACTGATCGATGCGCTCGGCGAGGCGGAGTGGACCAACGGGAACATTGGGATGATCGGGGGCTCCTACGACGGGACGACCCAGCTGGCGGCCGCGATCGAGGCCCCCGAACACCTGCAGGCCATCGTCCCGCAGGTCGCCATCGACCGCTGGTACGACTACCGGTTCCACGGCGCCTGCCCATGGGACACCTACGGGACGCCGACGCTGTTCGACTTCGGCTTCGGGCTCATTCCACCGGCGGCCGTCGAGTACCCCGAAGAACTGCTCGACTCGCTCACGACCCGCGTCGAGCCCAGCAACCGGCTCGAGCACGAAATTCGGTCCTACGAGTACGATCCCAATTACGACGAGTTCTGGATCGAGCGCGATTACCGCCGACGCGCCGAGAGCGTCGAGTGCGCCGTCATGATGGAAGCCGGCTGGGAGGACCGCAACGTCAAGCGCTGGGGGACGACGCGGTTCTACGAGGCGCTCCCCGACGATCACCCGAAACGGCTCGTGGTCGGCGACTGGGGCCACGCCGCCGGACAGTACCCCGACAGCCCGGCACTGTATCACGCGTGGTTCGACCACTGGCTGGTCGACGGCGTCGAGACCGACGTGATGGACCTCCCGCCGGTCGACGTCCAGTCGGCGTCGTCGCCGCGGACGCAGTTCGACGTCTGGCCACCCGACGCCGCCGAGAAGACGGCGCTCCCGCTCGTCCGCGACGACCCCACAGCGGGCGAACTCGAGTTGCTGGGAACTGGCGTCTCGAGTTTCGAGGACGCCTCGCCGCCCGCGGACGAAGACGGAATGTTCGCCGAGCGGTCGTCCGGTCCCGATCACCTCATGTTCGAGAGCCGGCCGCTCGAGGAGTCGGTGCGAGTCGCCGGGCACGTCACCGCGGATCTGCTGGTCGCCTCGAGCGACGATACCTGGTTCACGGCCGCGGTCTACGAGCGACGACCTGACGACAGCACCCGGATCTTCGCCCGGGGCTTCTGGAACTCGCGATTCCGCGACGGGATCGACGACGAGTCCCCGACGCCAACCGACGGCGCCTACCGCGTCCCGCTCGCGTGCTGGGACATCGACTGGACGCTCGAGGCCGGGTCACGACTCGGCGTCGTCGTCGCCTCCGACAACGCCGACTGGGTCAGACACGACCCCGACAACGAGTCGACGAACCAGGTCGTCCTCTCGGAGTCGTGCCTCCGGTTCGACGCCATCGCCGAGGGCCTCGACGCGCCGACGTTTCCCACCGCGACGTTCTCGCGCGAGCAGGATTCGTCGGCCTACACCGCTGGCCAGACGGCCAGAATCGATCTCACCGTCGACTCGACGACGGAGGCGACCCTGGTTCGCGACCGCCTCCCCGACGGGTGGACAGTGGTTGGCGGCGACGACCACTCGGTCATCGAGGTCGAGGGGGCGACCTACGTCGAGTTCGACGACCCGCTCGAGGCAGGTGACTCGGTGCGCTACTACGCCGAGGTTCCCGCCGAGACGGGCGAGCACGAGTTCGGGCCGTTCGAGTACAGCGCGAACGGCGACCTCTGGGCGAGCGCGGACGGGACCGCGGCGTCGGTCACCGTGGTCGGTCTCGATACGTCCCTCTGA
- a CDS encoding ATP-binding protein, translating into MSTPALEVVEFLLTASIYSNDRSLDENDLPPAIRRVFWTGAAGGTDDTDDTSNSGDAASAGAGSGRDRRHRGGISRPLSATTTTIREATGVDRPWHAVSDLMFTERDDFSGSISLTERDLAERWYLERTDADRIQANPTLAKHFEGREGLAFDVDYEAAREQNRPIQADRVWIDGLLQEYFADEEEEEMLDLVEVRAPEEVDITLDDLVLTPNQESEIEKIAKAIEHRDYLAQIGLREIGKLLFVGPPGTGKTSTARALAHDMDLPFVEVKLSMITSQYLGETAKNVDKTFEVAKRLSPCILFIDEFDFVAKTRRSDEHAALKRAVNTLLKSIDNVSLIQDDVLLIGATNHPDQLDAAAWRRFDEIVNFPKPDTGMRSDILRVITHAMDIDEFDPDAVADATEGMTGSDLRMVMREAVLEALTENRTTLTQDDLLEAVQDFEERDNLKNMDMIDGDHEALVAGGDLGAASDGGHSHDHDHDH; encoded by the coding sequence ATGAGTACTCCGGCGCTCGAGGTCGTCGAGTTCCTGCTTACGGCGAGCATCTACTCGAACGACCGTTCTCTCGACGAAAACGACCTCCCGCCGGCGATCCGCCGGGTCTTCTGGACGGGCGCCGCCGGTGGGACTGACGACACCGACGACACATCCAATTCGGGCGACGCCGCGAGCGCAGGCGCGGGTTCCGGCCGCGACCGACGTCACCGTGGTGGCATCTCCCGCCCGCTGTCGGCCACCACCACGACCATCCGCGAGGCGACCGGCGTCGACCGCCCGTGGCACGCCGTTAGCGACCTCATGTTCACCGAGCGCGACGACTTTTCGGGGTCGATCTCGCTCACCGAACGCGACCTCGCCGAGCGCTGGTACCTCGAGCGAACCGACGCCGACCGCATCCAGGCGAACCCGACACTCGCGAAGCACTTCGAGGGACGCGAGGGGCTCGCCTTCGACGTGGACTACGAGGCTGCCCGCGAGCAGAACCGTCCGATCCAGGCCGACCGGGTGTGGATCGACGGCCTGCTCCAGGAGTACTTCGCCGACGAGGAAGAAGAGGAGATGCTCGACTTGGTCGAGGTGCGCGCCCCCGAGGAGGTCGATATCACCCTCGACGACCTGGTGTTGACGCCGAACCAGGAGTCCGAAATCGAGAAGATCGCCAAAGCGATCGAGCATCGCGACTACCTCGCCCAGATCGGCCTGCGCGAGATCGGCAAACTGCTGTTCGTTGGGCCGCCGGGCACCGGGAAGACGTCGACGGCCCGCGCGCTGGCTCACGACATGGACCTGCCGTTCGTCGAGGTCAAACTCTCGATGATCACCAGCCAGTACCTCGGCGAGACGGCCAAGAACGTCGACAAGACGTTCGAGGTGGCAAAGCGGCTCTCGCCGTGTATCCTGTTCATCGACGAGTTCGACTTCGTCGCGAAAACCCGACGGAGCGACGAACACGCCGCGCTCAAGCGGGCGGTCAACACCCTGCTCAAGAGCATCGACAACGTTTCGCTCATTCAGGACGACGTCCTCCTGATCGGGGCGACGAACCACCCCGACCAGCTCGACGCCGCGGCGTGGCGGCGCTTCGACGAGATCGTCAACTTCCCCAAACCTGACACCGGAATGCGTTCGGACATCCTCCGGGTCATCACCCACGCGATGGACATCGACGAGTTCGACCCCGACGCGGTCGCTGACGCGACCGAGGGGATGACCGGGAGCGACCTCCGGATGGTCATGCGGGAGGCCGTCCTCGAGGCCCTGACCGAGAACCGGACGACGCTCACCCAGGACGACCTGCTCGAGGCCGTCCAGGACTTCGAGGAGCGCGACAACCTGAAGAACATGGACATGATCGACGGCGATCACGAGGCGCTGGTCGCCGGCGGAGATCTGGGGGCGGCGAGCGACGGTGGGCACTCGCACGACCACGATCACGATCACTGA
- the mptA gene encoding GTP cyclohydrolase MptA, whose translation MSHQLPDVQANAPDVTVGLSQVGVTGVEKLVKIAREDKRPLVFTAEFEVFVDLPAWRKGADMSRNMEVIDETLEEATREEAYRVEDVCGDAAERLLEKHDYTSKAEVSMEAEFMRREQTPASDRETQHTVDVIASATATEEGTREEVGARVVGMTVCPCSQGMSVARAKQKLEDLDVPEAKITEFLDEVPQPGHSQRGHATLTIESEGAPDVDLNDVIDVARDSMSAHIYNLAKRPDEDHMTYEAHSDAKFVEDCVRAMAEGVLEQFGHLPDDAVVRMSQSNDESIHQHNAHAERVVDFAALRAEANGDDQ comes from the coding sequence ATGAGTCACCAGTTGCCCGACGTGCAGGCAAACGCGCCCGACGTCACCGTCGGACTGAGCCAGGTCGGCGTCACCGGCGTCGAGAAACTCGTCAAGATCGCCCGCGAGGACAAACGCCCGCTCGTGTTCACGGCGGAGTTCGAGGTCTTCGTCGACCTCCCCGCCTGGCGCAAGGGCGCGGACATGAGCCGCAACATGGAGGTCATCGACGAGACCCTCGAGGAGGCCACCCGCGAGGAGGCCTACCGCGTCGAGGACGTCTGCGGCGACGCTGCCGAGCGCCTGCTCGAGAAACACGACTACACCTCGAAGGCTGAAGTCTCGATGGAGGCCGAGTTCATGCGCCGCGAACAGACGCCGGCGAGCGACCGCGAAACCCAGCACACCGTCGACGTCATCGCCTCCGCGACGGCCACCGAGGAGGGAACCCGCGAGGAAGTCGGCGCCCGCGTCGTCGGCATGACCGTCTGTCCGTGTTCCCAGGGGATGTCCGTCGCGCGAGCGAAGCAGAAACTCGAGGACCTCGACGTCCCCGAGGCGAAGATCACTGAGTTCTTAGACGAGGTGCCCCAGCCGGGTCACTCCCAGCGCGGGCACGCGACGCTCACGATCGAATCCGAGGGTGCGCCGGACGTGGACCTGAACGACGTCATCGACGTCGCCCGGGACTCGATGAGCGCGCACATCTACAATCTCGCGAAGCGCCCCGACGAGGACCACATGACCTACGAGGCCCACAGCGACGCGAAGTTCGTCGAGGACTGCGTCCGCGCGATGGCCGAGGGCGTCCTCGAGCAGTTCGGCCACCTGCCGGACGACGCGGTCGTCCGCATGTCCCAGTCGAACGACGAGTCGATCCATCAGCACAACGCACACGCCGAGCGCGTCGTCGACTTCGCGGCCCTGCGGGCGGAAGCGAACGGCGACGACCAGTAG
- a CDS encoding ABC transporter ATP-binding protein — translation MSPTSPADSSIPPSSPAIEARGLTKRYGEETAVSDLDLEIARGTVYGFLGPNGAGKTTTMRMLTTLTRPTSGTARVAGQDVTDRNAVTPHIGYLPEEPPIYDELSGREQLQYVAGLRDLPKAEASERIESLLERFDLLEDADKRIDAYSKGMRQKVGVIQAVLHEPAVAFLDEPTSGLDPRAARTMRDTIADLADQEMTIFLSTHILSVVDELADTIGVLHEGTLVAEGDPETLKSRAETGESGSLEDAFLEITDDSEAAVRGAEKRA, via the coding sequence ATGTCCCCCACGTCACCCGCCGACTCGTCGATCCCTCCCTCTTCCCCCGCAATCGAGGCTCGAGGCCTGACCAAGCGCTACGGCGAGGAGACCGCCGTCTCGGACCTCGACCTCGAAATCGCCCGCGGCACCGTCTACGGCTTTCTCGGGCCGAACGGAGCCGGCAAAACGACGACGATGCGGATGCTGACGACGCTCACCCGTCCCACGTCCGGGACGGCCCGCGTCGCCGGTCAGGACGTCACCGACCGGAACGCCGTCACCCCGCACATCGGCTACCTGCCCGAGGAGCCGCCGATCTACGACGAACTTAGCGGCCGCGAGCAACTCCAGTACGTCGCGGGCCTGCGGGACCTCCCGAAAGCGGAAGCGAGCGAGCGCATCGAGTCCCTCCTCGAGCGCTTCGACCTGCTCGAGGACGCCGACAAGCGCATCGACGCCTACTCGAAGGGAATGCGCCAGAAAGTCGGCGTGATCCAGGCGGTCCTCCACGAACCCGCCGTCGCCTTCCTCGACGAGCCGACCAGCGGGCTGGATCCGCGTGCGGCCCGTACGATGCGGGACACCATCGCGGACCTGGCCGACCAGGAGATGACCATCTTCCTCTCGACGCACATCCTCTCGGTGGTCGACGAACTCGCCGACACCATCGGTGTCCTCCACGAGGGAACCCTCGTCGCCGAGGGCGACCCCGAGACGCTGAAGTCCCGGGCCGAAACTGGCGAGAGCGGGAGCCTCGAGGACGCCTTCCTCGAGATCACCGACGACAGCGAGGCGGCGGTTCGGGGTGCCGAGAAACGAGCCTGA
- a CDS encoding TrmB family transcriptional regulator, with protein sequence MATLRDLGLSEYEARAYRALLNTGPTTAKELSRASDVPMGRIYDVLNSIEQYNLVRSQTASRPKKYVAVEPATALDRLLEDKKRELEEKADQYESIVDDLANELDAAEPVEEQFWTAAVGPDETIDLLLERLAAADRNIVMVAADPSPQVDIRTVGDEVLAHLEAALDRGVSVNVLMSRSLVNALSPTVGRRYQEALQEREDFAVRTNEDVRGSFNVIDDVEVVIQVPNPLGSGEAFGMIDLKDPEFAADVHEKFLPRWEEATPLSF encoded by the coding sequence ATGGCCACACTCAGGGACCTCGGCCTCTCGGAGTACGAAGCACGGGCGTACCGGGCCCTGCTCAACACCGGTCCCACAACGGCGAAGGAGTTGTCGCGCGCGAGCGACGTACCGATGGGGCGAATCTACGACGTCCTCAACAGCATCGAACAGTACAACCTCGTGCGAAGTCAGACGGCCAGCCGACCCAAGAAGTACGTCGCCGTCGAACCGGCGACGGCCCTCGACCGCCTGCTCGAGGACAAGAAGCGCGAACTCGAGGAGAAGGCCGACCAGTACGAGTCCATCGTCGACGACCTCGCGAACGAACTCGACGCGGCCGAACCCGTCGAGGAGCAGTTCTGGACGGCCGCCGTCGGTCCCGACGAGACGATCGACCTCCTGCTCGAGCGCCTGGCCGCGGCCGACCGAAACATCGTGATGGTCGCCGCCGACCCCTCCCCGCAGGTGGATATCCGGACGGTCGGCGACGAGGTGCTGGCTCACCTCGAGGCGGCCCTCGACCGCGGCGTCTCGGTGAACGTGCTGATGAGTCGGAGCCTGGTCAACGCCCTCTCGCCGACTGTCGGGCGCCGATACCAGGAGGCCCTGCAAGAGCGCGAGGACTTCGCGGTTCGGACGAACGAGGACGTCCGTGGGTCGTTCAACGTCATCGACGACGTCGAGGTGGTGATCCAGGTGCCGAACCCGCTCGGATCGGGCGAGGCGTTCGGCATGATCGACCTCAAGGACCCGGAGTTTGCCGCTGACGTCCACGAAAAGTTCCTCCCCCGGTGGGAGGAGGCGACGCCGCTCTCGTTCTGA